Proteins from a genomic interval of candidate division KSB1 bacterium:
- a CDS encoding glyoxalase/bleomycin resistance/dioxygenase family protein, whose product MTNNEHRPPVWVGHIELETNKFEQSEEFMRLIGMRSIFKDDGIAVLELRGGTHLVLIAKDKPTPGIAPFDLMVDDLDAIHRKFSDLGLTPSPINEGKIHSSFEIEEPGGNTITFNSSHVGEFPV is encoded by the coding sequence ATGACAAACAACGAGCACAGACCCCCAGTATGGGTTGGTCACATTGAATTGGAAACAAATAAATTCGAACAGTCTGAAGAGTTTATGCGGCTAATTGGGATGAGGTCGATTTTTAAAGATGATGGTATCGCTGTACTTGAACTTCGAGGTGGAACCCATCTAGTTCTCATAGCAAAAGATAAACCAACTCCAGGAATTGCACCCTTTGATCTAATGGTTGATGATCTTGATGCAATACACCGAAAGTTTTCTGATTTAGGATTGACTCCTTCTCCTATTAATGAGGGCAAAATTCATAGTTCATTTGAAATTGAAGAGCCTGGGGGAAATACAATTACATTCAACTCCAGTCATGTTGGCGAGTTCCCGGTTTAA